Within Chitinispirillum alkaliphilum, the genomic segment GATAAACTCTGTGGCATAGGTATATCCTGGTTGCAGGAACAAATAACTGTAAGAATAGTGATCAAAAGTAATACTTTTGTTATAAGTTTTTTCATAATCTTTAATGTTGCCTTGAAAAAGTGGACAGTTAATTATGCACATTCTACTTTTTTCAATTTATCTAATTATTGGTGAACAATACCATAAGGTTGAGTGTAGCCTTTGACAGTTGTAATAATTTTCAGTATACTCAAAAAGCTCTTCCCTAACCTGATTAATATCATTAAAAACATTACCATATGCAACTCTGATAAAAAAAAAGAA encodes:
- a CDS encoding Mobile element protein — its product is MQYQSLFSEFFFFIRVAYGNVFNDINQVREELFEYTENYYNCQRLHSTLWYCSPIIR